A segment of the Chlorogloeopsis sp. ULAP01 genome:
TTTAGTATTGATCGTCAAATCTCCCCCTTGACCGATAGCCCCTCTTAGGACAAGAGAACCCAAAATACTGCCACCTATGACTTCTACTGAGTCAAAAGCATTAACAGTCACATTTCCTGCATTTCCTTGACCTAAAGTATAAGTTGCAATCTCTGCGCTATCAGTAAGGGTTAATCGTCCAGTATCAATGTTTATGTTTCCTGAATTACCTACAGCCCCAAAATTCACAAAGTTGTAAATAAAGCTATTTGCTACTGTTGTCTCACTAGCATTTAATGTGATGTTTCCCCCCTGACTACTAGTGGAACCTGAATTTTGCCTTATCCCTGCGTATAAACCACTACCTACCAAAATATTTAACTTTCGAGCATTGATTGCAATATCGCCTCCATCACTAGCAACTACAGAAGCGATCGCCTCATTGTTAAACAATACATCCCCTCGCGCTACACCATCGGGAAAACTCAGGCTGCCATCAGGATTTATTCCCACTGTTCCTGCTGTTGACAATCCCCCTATCTCAATTCTTCCTCCTGGTGCGAAAAGAATAGCGCCATCTAAGCTAACGTTACCGCCTACCAGTGCTAAAGACTTTCCCGGTTGCACTTGAAGAAAACTACTAAAAACACTATCACCCACTACAGAACGATTAGTGGTGATGTCTCCCGGATTATCCCGAAATCGCAATCCTACGGGAATATTTACACTCAACAGTGGCGCTTGCGGGTTGGTGGTGCTAAATTCAAATCCATTGTCAAATACTACACTGCTGGCTGTACTGCCAAAAAATGAACCGCCCAAATCTAAGCGGGAATTAGGGCCAAATACAATTCCATTCGGATTAATGAAGAAAAGATTCGCGTTACCCAAAACACCAAGTGTCCCTCGAATGTTGGAGGGATTGCCACCTGTGACGCGAGTGAGAATATTTTCAATTCCAGCCGGATTGGAAAAATAAACTCCCCTATTTTCACCAACATTGAATTCCGCAAAACTGTGAAAAAGGTTTGAGCCGCGAGTAGTCCCATCATCGATGCGATCGCTTACTATACCCCTGATCTCAATATCACGAGTAACGCTGGTTCTTCCTGTGGTATCGAGACTGTTATCTTCGACAATTTGGGCTGTGGCAGAACATATTGGTGCAAGACTGCTGATGATAGCTAGAGGTAAGGTGAAGAAAAAGAGCGATCGCCAAGCATATCCTATTTGCCAACGGTATTTAACTGAAATTGGTTGACGATATGCAGGCGATCGTTTGTTAATAACTTCTTTGTTATCATCTAAGTAATTCCCGAATAAAACCGCATAATTAAATAACATAATAGACTCCTCATTCTTACTCCTAATTGAAATATCGACAAACCTTAAAAAGGTGCGGGGCAAGCCGCAGTAGTTTTAGAAGAAGTGCGCTGGGGAAGATTAGTAGCAGTGGGGTTGTAGGCTGTGAGAACTACATCACCTTTTTGATTGAACACCCATCCTTGAGCGGGAACAATCTTTTTGGCACTCAGCTGAGTAGATGAGTGATTAATTTTTATACTTTGAGAATTACCTCTACTGCCGACAGGCTCTACCCAATCAACACGAATATTGTCATTACTGAGCATTTCATTCGGATTAGGTGGTAAACCACCACGTCCAGTGATGATAAATTCGCTACCACTACCTCTTTGACAGGGATTTTGGGCGATCTGATCTTGGGGATCTACGACAGTCTCTGGTAATTCCACTAAACCGCGACTAGGATCAACTTCTGGAGTGTTGAGAGTCACAGTACCACTCAAGCTCGGATTTTGTTGTGAAACAGCAGTGATATCGTTGGTTGGTATCTGTCTTGGATCTAAATCATTTGGACGCAACCTTTCTAAGTCTTGGCGACTGCGAGGTACAAATCCAAAAATGCCAGCAGAGTTGATCGTCACTTTACCTCCTTGCCCACTGCCAGCATTAGCAGTGATATCACTGTTTTCGTTGGGTGGGGCAATTAAAAAGCCTCGGTAATTTGGGTTGTCATTGATAAAAATATTGCCACCATTACCATCGAGTGCGGTAGCAGAGATAATACTTTCACCTACCATCAGCAGGTAATCTTGCACATTTAAATAGATATCACCACCACTTCCTGAACTGGCTTCGGCTGTTATGGTTCCCTTATTCTCCAAGCGGAGAGAATCTGCATTGATGTTGAGATTTCCTGCAAAGCCTTGTCCTCGACTTCTCACAGATATTCCTGCTCCGTCTTGAATTTGTAAAGTAGGAGTGTTAACTGTTATGTCTCCCGCCGTTCCTGTTGAACCTGGTTGTGCTGAAGTGAATAAGCCACTAGGAAACTGACCTGTGACAGAGATACCAGCTAATAGCACTTTGTTAGAGGCATTTACTGTTAGATTGCCCCCGTTACCTGCGCCAAAAGTGCCAGCACCAATCTGTGCTCCATCGCGTACTATTAAAGTGGCTGTGTTGATTGTCAAGTCACCAGCTGTTCCTGTTGAGCCTGGAAGTGCTGAAGTAGAGAGCTTAGTGGGAGATTGACCTCTGGGTGAGGTACCTATGATTTGTATTTCCTCTGTAGCATTTACTGTTAAGTTTCCCCCTTTGCCTGCACCAAAAGTATCAGTTGTTATTACTGCCCCATCCCGAACTAGTAACTTACTTGTATTAATAGTTAGATTTCCTGCTGCGCCTGTGGCTCCTTCCTCAGATGAAGTAGTCAAACTACTAGCAAATAAACCACTGGCTGAAGTGCCAATTACTTGTACTTCCTCTGAAGCGTTTACTGTCAAATTTCCTGCTGTGCCACTGTCAAACGCTCGGCTGGATACGATCGCACCTTCTCGTATAGTAAATTTTTGAACATCAATACTAATATCTCCGCCAGGTGCAGAGGTAAAGGTATTGGCTCTGACAACAGAGGCTCTGCCTATATCTAACTGGGAAGCACGGATAGCGATGTTACCTTTCTCTGCTAGGACTGGGATACCACTGTTATCTTCAATGCTAATATCCACAAAGCTCCTCGAAATTTGGATATTCCCAAAATTTGTCACACCTTGATAATTTACTGTCCAGCCTTGGTTTGTTGGGCTTAAATTAACTAGACTATTTCCTGCAACACTACCCAGTTCAATTCGTCCTCCTGGAGCATTAAGAAAAGCACCGTCTAAGTTTATGTCTCCACCCACAAGTGACAAAGTTTTACCAGGAGGTACGATCAAACCAAGCCCCCGCAAACTACTGAGGAAACCACCAGCCCCTTGCACGGCAATACTTTCTGGTTTTGCTCTCATTTGCAAACCCACGGGTATACTAACAGTCAACAGTGGTGTGCTCTCAGCAATTTTGGTGCTAAACAAGGAACCATCGTTAAATAGGATGCTATCCGCAGTACTGCCAATAAATGATCCACCAATATCTAAGCGGGCATTGGGGCCAAATACAATTCCGTTCGGATTAATGAAAAAAAGATTAGCATTACCTAAGACACCTAGTCTTCCCAGAATATTCGAGCGATTTGTACCTGTAATGCGAGTGAGAATATTTTCAATCTCAGCCGGATTGGAAAAATAAACTCCTCTGTTTGCACCGACATTGAATTCCGCAAAACTGTGGAACAGATTTGAGCCGCGAGTAGTGCCGCCATCTATGCGATCACTTGTTATACCCCTAATTAAAACATCACGAGTAATGCTCGTTCTGCCTGTAGCATCGAGACTGCTATCTTCAACAATTTGGGCTGTGGCAGAACATATTGGTGCAAGACTGCTGATGATAGCTAGAGGTAAGGTGAAGAAAAAGAGCGATCGCCAAGCATATCCTATTTGCCAACGGTATTTAACTGAAATTGGTTGACGATATGCAGGCGATCGTCTGTTAATATCTTTCTTTGTATTGCTTACGTAATTCCCGAACAAAACCGCATAATTAAGTAACATAATAAACCCCTCATTTTTACTCCTACGAGATACCGACAAATCTTAGAAAGGTGCGGGGCAAGACGCAGTAGTTTTAGAAGAAGTGCGCTGGGGAAGATTAGTAGCAGCGGGATCGTAGGCTGTAAGAACTATATCGCCTTTTTTGTTGAACACCCATCCTTGCGCAGGGACAACTTTTTGAGTATTGGTAGTAGAAGAAATTGTCGGTTGGTTGATAGTTGCACTTTGGACATTACTGCTAGTGACAGCAGGTTGTACCAAATCAACCCGAACATTGTCGCTGCTGAAGCTTTCATTGGGGCTAGGTGGTAAACCACCACGTCCAGTGATGATAAATTCACTACCACCAAGTTTTTGACAGGGGTTCTGAGCGATCTGATCTTGAGGATCTACTACAGTCTCTGGTAATTCCACTAACCCGCGACTGGGATCAACATCTGGGGTATTAATTTGTACCGTACCACTGAACTGCGGCCCCAATTGGGATGAGGCGATGATATCGCTCTCTGGCGTGAAATCCTCTCGGAACTGGGTGCCAAAGATGCTATCTGCCGTAATGATAATCCTGCCCCCAAAGCTTTCTTCTGCTCTAGCGCTGATATCGCTATTTTCTAAGGCTATAAGGTTGCCTGTTGTAATATCTATATTGCCACCCGTAGCTATACCTGTAGCATTAGTAGAGATATTGCTGTTGCGGCGCATGATTAGGTCGCGGGAGCGGAGGATGATGTTGCCTTGACCCCCTCTAGTTTGGGCAGTGATTGACGCTCGATTGTCCAGTCGGATATCTTTAGTAGTTGTGATTTCTATATCCCCTGCTTGGCGATTCTCCACATCACTGTTGGTACTTATTTGAGCGCCATTCTTCAGTGATAGCGATCGGGCGTTAATCTTGATTTTGCCAGCATCCCCTTCACCGACCGTGCTGGCAAACAATAGCCCTCCATCACTCATAAAAAGTGACCCTGCAATAATCTCGATGTCGCCAGCGTTGCCTTTTGCCCCTCTTTCTACACTGCTAAAGATAGCAGCGCGGTTAAAGATCTGATTCGGTTGAGGTTTATCGCTTATTCCTGCAATTTGGATCGTATCGCTAATATTTAGCTTCACATCTCCGGCATCACCAACACCACCAGGATCTGTATCGGTAGCTTCACGCACAAAGGTATTTAACTGACCACCATTAGTTAGTGAGAGCGACCTAGCTGTAATGCTAATATCTCCTCCTTTACCTTCACCTCCTGCTTCCACAGTAGTAAAGGCTGCACTGGGGAATGCAAAGATTTTGTCTGTACCATCAAAAGAGACTGTATCGGTGGCTTTAATTGTGATGTTGCCCGCATCTCCCTTGCCTGCAGTGTTGGAACTAATTTGCCCTCCATCAGTGACAAAAAGTGACCCTGTGAAAATCTCGATGTTTCCAGCTTTGCCCGTTGCCCCACTACCGACACCGCTAAAAATTCCACTGCGGGCAAAGATGTCATTGGGATCGGGTTTGTCACTTATTCCTGAAATCTTGATTTGGTCGCTGATGTTGAGCTTCACATTTCCGGCATTACCAATACCGCTACCACCTTCACGCACAAAAGTATTTAACTCACCGCCATTAGTTAGTGAGAGCGATTTAGCTGTAATATTGACGTCCCCTGCTTTACCCTCACCTCCTGGTTCGATGGTGCTGAAAACTGCACTGGGAAATCCTTGGTTATCTGTGCCATCAAAAGAGACAGTATCGGTGGCATTAATTGTGATATTGCCTGCATCTCCCTTTGCAAAGGTGTTGGAAGTAATTTGTCCTCCACCAGTTACCAGCACAGATTCCCTAGTGTCAATACTGATATTACCTGCATTCCCTTCACCTGCGGTGTTGGAACTAATTAGCCCGCCATCAGTCACCAAGAGCGATCCCGCATTGATATCTATGTTGCCTGCTTTGCCCTTCGCCCCGCCTCCTAAATTGCTAAATATCCCACTGCGGGCAAAGACGTCATTAGGGGCAAGTTTGTCACTTATTCCTGCTATTTTTATAGTATCGCTGATGTTGAGCTTTACATTTCCAGCATTACCAATACCATTAGTAGCTGTTGTAGTTGCTTCACGCACAAAGGTATTTAAATTACCTCCATTGGTCAGCGAGAGTAACCTGGCAGTAATGCTAATATCTCCTCCTTTACCCTCACCTCCTGCTTCGATGATACTGAAGGCTGCACTGGCAAATCCTTGATTATCTGTGCGATCAAAAGAGACAGTATCAGCATTAATTGTGATATTGCCAGCATCCCCCTTGCCTGCGGTGTTGGAACTGATTTGCCCTCCATCAGTGACGAAAAGTGACCCTGTAAAAATTTCGATATTTCCAGCTTTGCCTGTTCCCCCATTACCCAGATTACTAAAGATCCCACTGCGGATGCCATTATTACTAACTCCTGCAATTTTTATAGTATCGCTGATATTCAGCTTCACATTTCCGGCATCACCAATGCCTCCAGCTGCTGTTGTTGAAGCTTCACGTACAAAGGTATTCAACTCACCACCATTAGTTAATGAGAGTGATCTAGCAGTAATGCTAATGTCTCCTCCTTTACCCTCACCTCCAGGTTCAATTGTGCTGAAGGCTGCACTAGGAAATCCTTGGTTAACGTTGGCATCAAAGGTAACTATATCAGCATTGATTGTGATGTTGCCCGCATCCCCCTTGCCAAAGGTGCTGGAAATCAGTTGTCCTCCACCAGTCACCAATAGTGAATTTGCTATGACGTTGATGTTTCCAGCATTACCTGTAGCATTAGGATAAACATTATTCCGTATGAGACTGGCTTCCTCAAGCCTGATCGTACCTGTTGCATTAAGGGTAATATCGCCTGCTTTTGGGTCTGCTATTCCCGAATTCGTTTCTATGCCAGCAAAAAGTCTACTGAGTCCTAATATATCTAGATTTCGTGTATTAACTGCAATATCACCACCACCAGCACCAGCTACAAAGGCGATCGCGTTATTTTTAAAAAACACATCCCCTCGCGCTACACCATCGGGAAAACTCAGACTGCCATCAGGATTTATTCCTACTGTTCCTGCTGTTGACAATCCCCCTACCTCAATTCTTCCTCCTGGTGCAAAAAGAATTCCGCCATCTAAGCTAACATTACCGCCTACCAGTGCTAAAGTCTTGCCTGGTTGCACTTGAAGAATGCTACGAAAAACACTATCACCCACTACAGAACGATTAGTAGTGATGTCCCTTGGATTATCCCGAAACCGCAAACCCACAGGAATATTCACAGTCAACACAGATGCTGGCGGGTTGGCAGCACTAAATTCAACTCCATTGTCAAATACTATACTGCTGGCTGTACTGCCAAAAAATGAGCCACCCAAAACTAATTGAGCATTTGGACCAAAGTTTATTCCGTTGGGATTTATCAAAAACAGATTTGCTGTACTTAAATTTAGATTGGTATCAACAACACCCAGTATTCCCTGAATATTTGAGGGATTGCCACCAGTAACTCGCGTCAGAATATTGGTAATACCATTAGGATTGGAAAAATAGGCTGCTCTATTTTCACCGACATTAAACTCCTGAAAACTGTGAAACAAATTTGAGCCGCGAGTAGCACCACCATTAATGATGTCAATATTAGTATTCAGGGGACTTACCGTTGAACTTTCATTACCTAGAGTGCTATCTGGTGTAATTTGTGCTGTGGCAGAACATATTGGTGCAAGACTGCCCAAAATTGTTAGAGATAAAGTAGTAAAAAATAATGACCAAGTTGATTTCATCATCAATATATTCAAAATTTAAAAGTCAAAAATTTGGTGCGCTTGTAAATTCAATGCGATCCCCCTAAATCCCCCTAAAAAAAGGGGGACTTTAAGAGAAGCTCCTTACACCCGTAACAAAGGGGACTTTAAGAGAAGTTTCTCATCCTTTAAAAAAGGAGACTTTATAGAGAAGGTTCTTGCCTCCGTAACAAGAGGGACTTGAAGAGAAACTTCTTGCCCCCCTTAGTAAGGGGGGTTGAGGGGATCAAATACCTGCGGCGCAACTCCACATAAGTTGTGTATAAACGGTAGCATTGCTATAGCAAGGGATATCCGATCACACACAGTAAGGTTTTTCATGCCTAGCGGTAAAACTTGTTTCATAGGGACTGTTTGAAAATTTCCTAAAAAGGACTGTAATTAATGGAAAAATACAATCCTTGTTCTTGTAAAGTTCGATCGCTGTCGTCTGCACTGACAAGAGGAATGCCGTAGTCAATACGGGCGTTAAAATTATTACCCATTTGCCACAGTAATCCCACGCCTGCACCGATTAATGTATTGGGATCTGGATCGGGACTAGGACTATCGGAACTGTTCCAGCCCACACCAAAATCCACAAAGGGTACTACTTGTAGTAGCCCTTGGACTTCATTCACTCGCAACACAGGAAACCTAACTTCTGCTGAGGTAAAAAAGCCGCTATCGGTCAAAAGTCTGTCTTGTCGATAACCACGAACGCTTTGCAGCCCTCCTATTGCAAATTGTTCTAATGGTACGAGGGGTCTAGTTGCTAGCTGCAAATCTGAGCGCAATACTAATAAAGTATCTGGTGCTAGCAATCGTACATACTGTCCTTGTCCGCGCCAAGAGAAATAGCGACTATCAGGAGGATCTTCGTTCACAGTGGCATTAAACCAACCAACTCCTAAACTAAGTTGCGATCGCACAGCAAAAACTTGTTGCGGACTGCGCTGTGTATATTCCTGGATAAATCGCAGTGCAGAGATGCGCGTTTCTCCATTGTCTTCTGCACCCGCAGATAATGGGAAATCCTCCCCTTGTAGTTTGGTTTGGCTTTGTTGGCGAGAAAAGGTTAAACCTAGTGCTAGCTCTTGGGTGGGAGTTTGAAAAATCGGCTGACGAACGCCAAAATCTAGGTAAAAAGAGTCACCAGTAATATCGATGCGATCAAAAGGTGGTTCAATGACATCTGTATCTGTTATGCCTCCAGCTATTGTAAAAGTACCGTTGCGAGGATTAAACGGTAGTGTATAGCTCAGATCGTAGGTGTTGCTTCCATCAGTATTGGTGTATTGAAAGTTAAAGCGATCGCCCAAATCCGATAAATTCTCTTCATTCAGAATAATACCCCTGCGAAAACTGCCAACACTGGGAACACGTCCGTTATCAACAAAAAACTCTGTCCGAAAAGAGTCCGTTTCTTGAACTGTGACTTCTAACAAACTTAGTTCTGGACGCGATCCCGCAGATAACTCAGCAGAAAGATTTTTAATTAAAGGGTTAAGTTGTAATAGTTGCAATGCTTCTAGAAGACGATTGCGATTTAAAGGTTTAGAGGTGCCAAGGGCGATGCGACTGCGTACATAGCTGGGGTTCAACCGCCTCGTACCTGCCACTCGAATATCTTCTATTCCACCTTCAATAATTTGAATTTTGACAATTGCTCCTTCCTTTGATAGAGTTTGATTCGCTGGAATTACAGCACCAGAATTGATATAGCCCGCCTCGGTGTAAAGCTTGGTAATAATATTTTCAACTTGTAGGAGTTCGGTGAAGGAGAGTGGGCGGTTTAGAAAATTGGCTGTTGCTTCACTTAACTTTTTGTCGCTAAATGCTGTATTTCCTTCAAACTCAAATTGTTTAATGGTGACGCTTCCAGGAATTTCAGGACGGGGTGTAGATTCTATGGCTGGAGGAGGAGTTTGTTCTAGAGGAGGTGTTGGTGATGGTTCTGGTGTCGGAATGGGTTGTATTGGTGGAGGTGGTGTGGGAGTAATAGGATTGGGAAGTTGCGCCACAACCCAAGTCGGTGCTGTACTATTTTGAGTAGGAGTTAAGATCTGGTATTTATGACCTAAAAAATTATTTTCGTTCCTATTTCCTGCTATTACGTCCTGACTATTTCTAATTTGTGCAGCAATTAAGCTGTTTCTATCTTTTTTGACTTTGGTCTGTATCTGGCTATTTATATTATCAACTTTAGCGAATAAGCCTTTAACTTTGAGAGGTTCAGTCGCTAAGTTAACAGCCAATGTTTTGCCAGTATAGAAGGACATTAATACCTTCAAAGTCAACAAAGAAATGGTTAAATTTAGTTTCAAAGACTGCCTACCCATTCAAAGGAATTAATTTTTATTAATCTCAATATTTTTAATAAAAGTAACATTAATATAGTTTGTAGTAACTGTCATTTAAGTTGAAATAAAATGTAATACTTAAATATAGCTGAGAGGGTGAGTCATGAGCGATTTTTGTCAACAAATAAACACATTACTT
Coding sequences within it:
- a CDS encoding S-layer family protein gives rise to the protein MLLNYAVLFGNYVSNTKKDINRRSPAYRQPISVKYRWQIGYAWRSLFFFTLPLAIISSLAPICSATAQIVEDSSLDATGRTSITRDVLIRGITSDRIDGGTTRGSNLFHSFAEFNVGANRGVYFSNPAEIENILTRITGTNRSNILGRLGVLGNANLFFINPNGIVFGPNARLDIGGSFIGSTADSILFNDGSLFSTKIAESTPLLTVSIPVGLQMRAKPESIAVQGAGGFLSSLRGLGLIVPPGKTLSLVGGDINLDGAFLNAPGGRIELGSVAGNSLVNLSPTNQGWTVNYQGVTNFGNIQISRSFVDISIEDNSGIPVLAEKGNIAIRASQLDIGRASVVRANTFTSAPGGDISIDVQKFTIREGAIVSSRAFDSGTAGNLTVNASEEVQVIGTSASGLFASSLTTSSEEGATGAAGNLTINTSKLLVRDGAVITTDTFGAGKGGNLTVNATEEIQIIGTSPRGQSPTKLSTSALPGSTGTAGDLTINTATLIVRDGAQIGAGTFGAGNGGNLTVNASNKVLLAGISVTGQFPSGLFTSAQPGSTGTAGDITVNTPTLQIQDGAGISVRSRGQGFAGNLNINADSLRLENKGTITAEASSGSGGDIYLNVQDYLLMVGESIISATALDGNGGNIFINDNPNYRGFLIAPPNENSDITANAGSGQGGKVTINSAGIFGFVPRSRQDLERLRPNDLDPRQIPTNDITAVSQQNPSLSGTVTLNTPEVDPSRGLVELPETVVDPQDQIAQNPCQRGSGSEFIITGRGGLPPNPNEMLSNDNIRVDWVEPVGSRGNSQSIKINHSSTQLSAKKIVPAQGWVFNQKGDVVLTAYNPTATNLPQRTSSKTTAACPAPF
- a CDS encoding filamentous hemagglutinin N-terminal domain-containing protein, with the translated sequence MKSTWSLFFTTLSLTILGSLAPICSATAQITPDSTLGNESSTVSPLNTNIDIINGGATRGSNLFHSFQEFNVGENRAAYFSNPNGITNILTRVTGGNPSNIQGILGVVDTNLNLSTANLFLINPNGINFGPNAQLVLGGSFFGSTASSIVFDNGVEFSAANPPASVLTVNIPVGLRFRDNPRDITTNRSVVGDSVFRSILQVQPGKTLALVGGNVSLDGGILFAPGGRIEVGGLSTAGTVGINPDGSLSFPDGVARGDVFFKNNAIAFVAGAGGGDIAVNTRNLDILGLSRLFAGIETNSGIADPKAGDITLNATGTIRLEEASLIRNNVYPNATGNAGNINVIANSLLVTGGGQLISSTFGKGDAGNITINADIVTFDANVNQGFPSAAFSTIEPGGEGKGGDISITARSLSLTNGGELNTFVREASTTAAGGIGDAGNVKLNISDTIKIAGVSNNGIRSGIFSNLGNGGTGKAGNIEIFTGSLFVTDGGQISSNTAGKGDAGNITINADTVSFDRTDNQGFASAAFSIIEAGGEGKGGDISITARLLSLTNGGNLNTFVREATTTATNGIGNAGNVKLNISDTIKIAGISDKLAPNDVFARSGIFSNLGGGAKGKAGNIDINAGSLLVTDGGLISSNTAGEGNAGNISIDTRESVLVTGGGQITSNTFAKGDAGNITINATDTVSFDGTDNQGFPSAVFSTIEPGGEGKAGDVNITAKSLSLTNGGELNTFVREGGSGIGNAGNVKLNISDQIKISGISDKPDPNDIFARSGIFSGVGSGATGKAGNIEIFTGSLFVTDGGQISSNTAGKGDAGNITIKATDTVSFDGTDKIFAFPSAAFTTVEAGGEGKGGDISITARSLSLTNGGQLNTFVREATDTDPGGVGDAGDVKLNISDTIQIAGISDKPQPNQIFNRAAIFSSVERGAKGNAGDIEIIAGSLFMSDGGLLFASTVGEGDAGKIKINARSLSLKNGAQISTNSDVENRQAGDIEITTTKDIRLDNRASITAQTRGGQGNIILRSRDLIMRRNSNISTNATGIATGGNIDITTGNLIALENSDISARAEESFGGRIIITADSIFGTQFREDFTPESDIIASSQLGPQFSGTVQINTPDVDPSRGLVELPETVVDPQDQIAQNPCQKLGGSEFIITGRGGLPPSPNESFSSDNVRVDLVQPAVTSSNVQSATINQPTISSTTNTQKVVPAQGWVFNKKGDIVLTAYDPAATNLPQRTSSKTTASCPAPF
- a CDS encoding ShlB/FhaC/HecB family hemolysin secretion/activation protein — its product is MGRQSLKLNLTISLLTLKVLMSFYTGKTLAVNLATEPLKVKGLFAKVDNINSQIQTKVKKDRNSLIAAQIRNSQDVIAGNRNENNFLGHKYQILTPTQNSTAPTWVVAQLPNPITPTPPPPIQPIPTPEPSPTPPLEQTPPPAIESTPRPEIPGSVTIKQFEFEGNTAFSDKKLSEATANFLNRPLSFTELLQVENIITKLYTEAGYINSGAVIPANQTLSKEGAIVKIQIIEGGIEDIRVAGTRRLNPSYVRSRIALGTSKPLNRNRLLEALQLLQLNPLIKNLSAELSAGSRPELSLLEVTVQETDSFRTEFFVDNGRVPSVGSFRRGIILNEENLSDLGDRFNFQYTNTDGSNTYDLSYTLPFNPRNGTFTIAGGITDTDVIEPPFDRIDITGDSFYLDFGVRQPIFQTPTQELALGLTFSRQQSQTKLQGEDFPLSAGAEDNGETRISALRFIQEYTQRSPQQVFAVRSQLSLGVGWFNATVNEDPPDSRYFSWRGQGQYVRLLAPDTLLVLRSDLQLATRPLVPLEQFAIGGLQSVRGYRQDRLLTDSGFFTSAEVRFPVLRVNEVQGLLQVVPFVDFGVGWNSSDSPSPDPDPNTLIGAGVGLLWQMGNNFNARIDYGIPLVSADDSDRTLQEQGLYFSINYSPF